The region GGTGCAAGGTGATACTTCACCTCAGCGATGTTCAGAAGCTCTCGCTCATATTTACGTGTCACATCTGGCCCCACAGTAACATCCAGGTACAATGTTCCTCTGAAAAGGAAATGTGAGGAATGTTGAGCTGAAGTTGTGTCCatgtctctgctcctccaggtCTGCAGATCCTCTACACCATGCTGCAGAACGTGGCCCAGGAAGAAGCAGCCGCTCAAAGTTTCTACCAGACGTATTTCTGTGACATCCTGCAACACATCTTCTCTGTGGTCACGGACACGTCACACACTGCTGGTGAGTTTTACGGAAGACACGTGGGGACCCCCCGGACCACAGATATAAACATGTTAGATGACAGAATGGAAGTTTGTgtagtaagtgtgtgtgtgttggtgtgtgtccCGCAGGCCTGACCATGCACGCGTCCATCCTGGCCTACATGTTCAACTTGGTTGAGGAGGGGAAGATCACCACAGGGCTGAACCCTGCCAGCCCCACCAACAACCAGGTGTTCATCCAGGAGTACGTGGCCAACCTGCTCAAGACCGCCTTCCCTCATCTACAAGAgtgagtgtgaacacacacacatggtctCTGCTGTAGTAAAAGACACATTTGTTTACCGTcactgtggttgtgtgtgtcttatttAGTGCTCAGGTGAAGGTGTTTGTGACCGGGCTGTTCAGCTTAAACCAGGACATTCCTGCCTTCAAGGAGCACCTTAGGGACTTCCTCGTCCAGATAAAGGTAAGGTCGTTGGAGTACAAGTTGTGCACAATGTTCTATGCATTGCTAAGTCTCTTTGGATAACATCAGCTACTGTaggaacagaggaaacacatttgGTTTCTTGGCAGCCACTGAGGCGCATAAACACAGCCCAGTAGCTCCTTTCTAGAGTGAATCATACCCAGAAATCAGCtgttattcattaatttaatgtatttcagTTGTCTGTCCATGTCCCTTTGTTTGCTAATAAGCTGGACTACACAGAACAAGGCGCTTCATACCTCTGCTGCAGCCTTTGTCTCTTCTCACAGAGGTTATCAGTGACTACATAGTTGGCTGCTTAGCTGTTGTTTCCAGAAATAACTACTTTTCCTGCATGGCCAGTTTGCCCTTCTAAGTATATGGAAGGTTTGTGGCTACTGTGCCAGTTTATTGTTGGAATAAAACTGAGTATGAGAGTGACACAGAGAGGTGCTATGTCACCGAAGGACATCGTCCACTGATGGGTCCAGTTTTCAGCTGTCAGGCTCAATGGAGGCTTGGTTTTTGTGGTAATTTACCAAACGataatctgaaaataaaagatctTTTGAGGTGTAATCAGGATTAGAGctaaaacacttcaaaaaatCAACAGATTGTAAACAGATTTGATAATTAGTTAATTGTTCAGCATTTTTCCACAATAAATGActtcatttgctgctttttttccctgtgttctaaatcattttaaatgtcccatatagtctaaaggcagatgtccatgtgttgtttgattatagatcaggtcaaggttctatattaatacggtgaaagtatcagagcctcagtccacagagaaatgcacacagcctgtattcacaaactgagccttaaaaccagccgtcaggacttctgtaactttgtgatgtcacaacaaagcacccatgcccacctggacccaccatctaaCCTAGCTCTGACGTCAACAGATTCAGCTTTGTGGAGTTTATATTTCTGACATGTTTCTTAGACTAAGAGACTAATCAGTTGACTATAAAATTAGTTGACATATGAATTGATAATGGAAACCGTCAGTCGGATAAGTCCCTGCAGCTGACCCTCATGTCtccttgttttctgttgctctcTCAGGAGTTTGCAGGTGAGGACACCTCAGACCTGTtcctggaggagagggaggcgtCGCTCCGTCAGGCccaggaggagaaacacaagATCCAGATGTCAGTCCCCGGTATCCTGAACCCTCACGAGATCCCAGAGGAGATGTGTGACTGAGCACGAGCTCAACCAAACTGTACAGTACTGcagacagcaaacaaacaaaaaaacaaacaaacaaacaaaccctaaccacagcaaacacaacaaaacccaAGAGAGGCACTTGAGTGCGGTGGGAGGCCGCTCACCCTCGGCAGAGCGGGCCGTCCCACTGGATGTTTGTTGACCAAAACAATGCCAATAATCTGTACATGATTACCGCGTCACCCTGTGGCCCTTTTTACATAATCTGCGTTTTCTATGGGGACTTTTGTGTAATATCTTTCCAGAAGCGTTAATCTAAACTCACGTTTTGTTGGTCTCTGTCCCATCCCAAGACCTGCATGATGAGGTTGTAACGATTAGAACAGGTTAAccatcttgtttttgttctgttccCTCCACCTCCACGTTCTCTTTTCCCCagtccctctttttttcccccatatatttgtttatatataaatatattatatttacagtCTGAGCAGGGTTTTTGTGACAACAGCATATGTGTCAAGTCGGCATAGAGGCTTCTAGACCTGTGGTGAGACAGACGGAGGTGGTCTTTTAGAGGCGCACGCATCGCTTATTTGGTGCCCCACAGCATTGTGGGAGAATGTGAATCTAACGGATAATGAATGAAGGCTGAGAGATGCTGCTTCATGTATCAGCATCTGTTGCTCATGAGTTCTGCttcacctaaaaaaaaaaaaaaaaaaaaatgccagcaggttttttttagttttttttttttttagggaaagCAAAACTGAATATGTGCATATCATCCCAATTGTATAGCATCTTTACTACCatgggaacattttttttccttttattctattgtttctttttgttgtgggtgtgtgcgcgtgtgtgctgTCGCATAGTCGACATCAGCGTTTTGTTTTCCTCTAAGAGGATTGTTGCTCATTTGTGAGCCTTCATTAATGGGATGTTTTAAGGAAGTGGCGGAGGTATTTATGGGCTCTTGGTTGGTTGCATCTTTATAACAACTCCTGTTTAACTCAGATGGCTTTCAAGATTTTGAATTGTACTAATTTAGATTGTTTACCATGCAGTAGTGCTTCAAGTCACTACCTTtagagcaaaatgaaaaataaaactgggtttacatttaattttgtatttttacatttttcatttgtaccTGTTTGAGTTCTGTCCAAATaaacaaaaggctttttgtCCACAGAGCAAATGAATTGCCAACGAGTTTAATTAGGAAAAGAATGTATAAATCCAAATAAGTACCCAATCTCTAATGGCAAATTTCCCTTCTCAAGGTGTTACATTTGTTGTGAACTTTTTGAACTGATTAAAGTTGAGAATTTTATAACCCTGCCTTTGCtcagttttctttatttcacaaCAGGGACCCATTTCTATAGATATTTGTCATCACTGATAGAGACATAAAGGCAAATACAAAGGCAAAAGTTAAACAGAAATGGGGGAAAATAATCCTGAATGTTTGGACTTCTTAATTAAGCTGAGACTGCTTCTGCGGTCTCAACAGTTTGGACCAGATGAACATGTTGACAGTTCTTGTCCTGGGATGtggaaaaataactatattttcattatttatccaCATTGACTGAGAGTAAACCTGTAGGAAAAGCTTCCTCTGATAGACATCAGTAAAATTACCAGTAGTTCTTACCACAGtaaaaaatcagaaaactgaatttaaagatCTTAGTAACTTTATTGTTCCATCTTCTGTGCAACTCTATAAAGTTTAAAATACTACGGTAGAAGAATTTTGCCTTATCTCAAGCTTAAAAAAATTAACTTCACTAAACCAAGTAAACTAAACTGTTTCTCCACCCGTCTTCTCTTTAGGCAGAGTGGGAAATTAATCCCCTAATAAAAACATGAGCGTGCCTTGTTTTCTTCCTGGAGTAAAGGGTCCAGCAGGCCTGGAGTAGAACCAGGGACccgctgctgctgttcaggGCTCATCATGCTCATATGGTACACGCCCCAACCACTAGGCCATCGGGACGCTCCAGAAGGTGTCTTGTTAAAACAATTTGCCAACTTCAGTTATGAGAAGTTTTTGGTTTTAATCAAGACGTTGGCACATCAGTGTAACGAGAAGTTATCGAGGAAATGTCCCAGTGGCTCAGCTGCTAGACGGTTCGTCCCAACTGCAGCGTCCTGGGTTCAAGTCTGactctgctgcatgtcatcccctctctctccctgactttcctctctcttcctctggctatcaaataaaaggcaaaaaataccccaaaatctaactaaaaaaaacttaaagcaGTTTAAACCATTACATTTGTAGTAATAACAAAAAGGTTGAAACATGAACAAGGATCTGTACAGTAGTGGCTGCAGAATGACAAATCCAGATCAGACTCACCTGAACTTTTCTGACCTGGGCTCAAACACGCCTCTCTTCCCTCATCCACATAAATCCTAAAAGGAAAGGTAGATGATGATGGCGATGATGACGGATGTCATCTGTCACACGCAGTATTCCTGTGGCATCCGGCCATTGCTGCTCAGACATCTTTGGCCAAGGTTGGTGCTGTGTAAATTGACCCTGCCACTAATCCCTGTTAACTTACTGGTATTACATTAAAGGTTATGATGATGCTTCGCCACTGAAAGTTGAAACACTGATCTGACGCAATCCCAACAACCTGTCAGCTGTGATGCAACCACAGAGGAAACTGGTGCACTTAAACAGCGGCAGATCGTCATGATCAGACTTTAAATTCTACGTTAaactgttcatttttctttactatGGTTGATTTTGTTTGAAGTCATGAATGTCAGGTGTGGGTTTTCAGTTAGCTCTGGCTCTAGAGGCCTGGTCCTTATGTCCCAGCTCCCCTGCAAAGGAAGGTTTCTGTGGTCATTAGCAATGAAACTACTTTTGACCTGTTCTCTTCTGTGGATTCAGCATCTCTTCCCTCCGGTGTATTACTAGTTTCATATGCTTTGATGCTTTATATCTTGCCATCTTTCTAGGACTATAATTCAGTCCGGCTGTAACTGGACCCCCTCCCTACCTTCCTGACCCAGATCCAGAGATCCTCAGCCATTCTCGGCATTTGCTGTCGAGGAGAAGAGGGAACAGCTGGGGTAGCGCCCGCCTacccaccaaaaaaaaaaaaaagaagaagaaacgcCTGCTCGCTCTACGCTCTGTGCCCCCTTATGccctgctctgtgtctgcactGTGGGCAGGCAGGTTATTAATACCCCTGTGAGTAAGTTTGACAGGAAGAGCCAGGTTAGCACACCCGCCGATCGGTGCCTCTcaatcggggggggggggggtgacccTCCACCCCCTCTGATTGAGAGGCACCaggacttaaaaaaaacaactaagaggctaaaaactaaaaagacaCAGTTAGCATGAAGGAAAATCACAACTTCTTTTACCCGGAAGAAAGTGACACCACCTGGCTGTCAGCTGGAGCAGAGGTGACAGGTTGTGGTCAAACTGGGGCAAAGTTGACTTGAGAGGGGCAAGGTGTCTCCTCTGAGGTGATGTACTGCCACCCGGTGGACAACAAGCAGAAAGAACGTATCAAATGAAGGTTTGGCCTGAGTTCAGTGTCGTTCATGTTTTATTGGTCCCAGTgttgtacagtacacacacactccagtaCAGATAGAAATGACTAGAACTATATCTCTACCAGAActtggggttgggggggggggtgtttgtcTGATCCAGATGGCTGGGCTTCACCACAGAGGACAATGAGAATTAGTACAGACTTTAATGTACTGATGTACTGTGACGATCAGTTTAACTGAAACAAGCTGAGTTGTGTTGATGCAGTAAACATTTCATCTTCCCATCTGGCCTTTAGCAGATGGAGGATCTGGACTTTTACTCACACAAGTGTTTACTGGATCTAAACAATTCAGATCTTAAAGTCAGACAACAGACGGAGAGGACTTCAGCTGCCTCAACTAGAATTTCTCATGTTGTCCTTTGCAGAAACCCCCACATGTCTGGGTCCTGAAGAAACACTGAGATCAGTCAAAGTGCATTTCCTAAGTGCTGAGCCGGATCCAGAGTTCTCCCTGCTTTCCAAGGACTGGTCACAGCTGCACAAATAAACAGCGAGCTGAGTGACAGAGGATGCAGTTAATGGTGATCCATACATAGTCACCTGAGTTaagcagaggggggaggggaagggggatGACAGGGAGTGAGGTTGAGGACAGGGTCCACAGCTAGGTTATAGGAGGTGGCCGTGCTAGAGGGGCTGTCAGTAGGAAGTTATTTTGCTGTGCTGAGCCCTCGTAGGAGGATGTCGCTCATCCTCTGTGTTCTATTGACTCTTCATCAGTTTGTCTCTTCAGCAGCTTTTTCCCATCAGGTCTTTTATGTTGTCCGGATCTGAGCGTAGCGTATTTTAGGTCTGCAGGGCCAGAGTGAGAATAAGacggttcattatgaaactgaaGATGAgcaaatatgaatgtgtgtgtgtgtgtgtgtgtgtgtgtgtgtgtgtgtgtgtacaggacTTTACCTGGGTGTCTTCTCTGAACTCTGTCTGGCTTGAGAGGCACTCTTAAACTGAGACTCCAGTCTGGAGTAAATTCCCCCTGCaggctgcaacacaacacaacacacacacacacacacacacacacacacacacacacacacacacacacacagtcgggaccaaaaacaatccaacatcAAGCAGCTGTAAAAACTAGGACAACGGGCTGACAGCTCAACATCGACCGTCACCACATGATGTGAAAAGATCCTGGTCAAACTTTTGCATTTCCAGCATTGTGATACTACACATCATTTAACATCTATcaagtgacacacaaacacacacacacacacacacacacacacacacacacacacacacacacacaccacacacacacacacacacacacacacacacacacagtcgggaccaaaaacaatccaacatcAAGCAGCTGTAAAAACTAGGACAACGGGCTGACAGCTCAACATCGACCGTCACCACATGATGTGAAAAGATCCTGGTCAAACTTTTGCATTTCCAGCATTGTGATACTACACATCATTTAACATCTATcaagtgacacacaaacacacacacacacacacacacacacacacacacacacacacacacacacacacacacacacacacacacacacacctctttagTGTCTTTAGACTTGCTCTGTTCCTGGTCTCCAAATCTCATCTTAGTCAAGTAGCCGATGATCTCCACCATGCGACGCTGGTCTGGTTCATAAAGACAAGGATTCAGcaaaaagacaacacaacaaGCTGAACTTGCTGTAAACGTATTGAAAACATAATAACAGTGAGAGCAGAAAGACTAAGACTCTgcctgatttgatttgatggtACATTACCTGATATgcctaaaaatataaaagtattaaTAACATTCACTTCCTGTAGAGTCCTTCTTtaccttcctctctctgagcGTCCTGGTTGTAGCGCATGGAACGAGAGCTGTCCCACTTACTCTTCTGGACGCTCactctacaacacacacacacgccacagGCACCAGAGTAAACCATAGTTCGGTCAAacagcatacacacactacatgatAACTGCAACACATACAGAAAcgaggaagtgtgtgtgtgtgaggatatTTTATATGATCGTGTTTGCAGATGAACTCACGTGAAAGGTGTGTTGTCCCTGGTCTGTGACTGAGGGGAAGAGACAGTGCAGGttataaagtgtaaaatactgtatgtgttattAAAACAGAGCATCTCAAATCAAAAAGTGTTTCTGGTTGAATCTGCAGCAGCTAATGGAAGTTCAGGAACCATAAATAACAAGTGTACAAGATGCGTTCAGGGACATGATGTTGAACTGTGTCTGTTTAAGCAGATGTTTTGGAGAAGTCATGCATAAACCTAGAGTCAAATTCTCTGAAGCTAAATTATTTTGCTTGGATTAACAAATTATAAACAACTTCGAGTGTGTCTACCTAACTTCATATAAGATATAAATGtcactttattgtgaaaattaaCTTCTATATCAATAACTAAGACATTTCTATAAGTGACACACCCTGTTACAGAACCACCTTACACCATACTGTTCCTTAAGACCAAAGCAGTGAACAGATGTTTCAGATATTTAGgttgaatttgaattgaatatgaataaaatcaGTGACTCACTTTCTCCGGTCGGTCTTTGCGTTGGAAGTTTGGAGAggaaatttgttttttcagaggTCTGTGGGCCTTCTTGGCTTTTTTagcagctggagaaagagaaaacaaaaaaacctgttGAGTTTTCCTTCAGCCTCTGATGCCACCTCCTGGCCAAAGACAgcaactgttttattttccagttttaaaaatgtagagCTGGaacaatgaaatgataaaaatagacatgatgaaaatgtaaagtgaGAGTGGGACGGAGGCAAGGTgctaaaaacagcagcatctcaTCACGTGTCCTCACTTCACTTTCATCATTTAAACTTTGACGGCGACTCAGTGTTGACGCTACTGCACTACAAGGGTCACAGGAAGCAAAACTCATTGACACATTACATGCAAACAAACGTGACATTTATTATGAGGACAGAGGTGATTAGTCACACCAATACATAACCTGAAGGCATCACATGTTAGATGGTAAAAGTCAGTCAGAGTGATGCAGCATGTTTACTTCTATCATTTCATTCGAGTGATTTCATCTCCCAGTCCTCAGATAACATGAAAATCAGTGCAGAAACTACATCAGTATAATCATAGTCTGATTGTTGATGATAAGAAAGTAACAGATGAGCAACAGTTACAGAGTGAATATTCTGTTGTCACAATATTCTCAGCATCACGTCCGTCATAACTGTCATGACTTTCAATCACAGCCCactgatgcagacacacaatgaACCAAATAAACTGCAATTAAACTGTCATCACGGTACCACACTGTGGATATAATAGTGATGACAAGTACAGTTATCAGCCTGTAATTAAACCTCCCAACAGCATTTTAATCATGAGTGAATCATGAATATTCATCTCCATCTAACCACTGATTAAAAGaagtgaaggtcaaacatctgatttttgttgctatggcaaaaaaaatcttttgtctATTCAATCCGTTCACAActgaaactctgcagctctgaaatGACGAGTTTATTACTCAATTAGCTGAACAGAAACTTTAATGTAAGTTGTTTTAGTTATAAATTTGATTAtaaatcattttagtcatttattaAGTGAAAATACCAAAGCATTAGTTTCTCTTTAGTtctaatatgaaataaatacttGAGTTTAACTGCTGatcaaaatcaattaataagAAGAGTTCAAGTAAAAGTATAACTATATTTTAATTGATATATTAATTAAGCAAATTAGTcaagagaaaatgaatattaatctcatgtcagtgtgtgaagtAGTATGAAGAAGGAGAGCCTAACCCTGGAGTCTTCTTCACACCTGCACTAAAGTGCTGACGGGATCAATTCACTGTTGTTCATCAAAAAATAGTTCCAGCACAAAATTcccccataaaaccacaaatgatctactttacttttctgtttATATACAAGATAAAACACGTTACTTCATCTTACTCTGTCATCTTTAGATGTGTCAGAGGACAAAGCTCGGCTGTCTTCTTCTGCTTccaggctaagctaagctaacaaagtcctggctccagctctggCCCACTCACTCATCTCACTCATGGAGAGAAAGTGAATCAGTACGCAAaatgaacttttcctttaaaataagatttgttaaaaaaatatctaataATCTAAAGTTTGGCTCTGATCAAAGCTGCACGGAAAAAAATGGGAGGCGTTTAACACTACGTCACAGATGTGGTTCCAGCTCCAGAATGAAGATTTAACAACATGACGCAGGTGTGATCTGTGTCATCTACTCCACCTTGTTTCTTGGACAGCTCCTCTTCATCCCCCACCTCATcttcagtgacctctgaccccgtGGTGTACTCCTCATCCTCTGACAGGAGAGACTGCTGCCTCTGAGAggtcacacacatgaacactcaGCTGCTTTATGACTTCACAGCTAACAAAAGATCTCATCATCAACCATGTTTGTAATTGTGAATAAGAACATGATTAACACCAGAACAGAAGCTGATTCTGTAAAATGAAGGGAATGAGGGAGAAGTCCTACCAGTTGCAGACTCCAGTTTTTCAAGAGGGAAAACTGGTTAAAAAGAGAAAGTAGCTGAGGTCAGAACCAGAAaaaggacagagtcagagaaacacacaggtacaagagagggagggagagagagagagagagagagagagagagaaagagagaacactTACAGTGCTGCCGTCTCCTCTCAGAGGTCCGAGGAGTGTTGGCTCCAGGAGAACATCACAGTCCTGAACCTTTTCTGTACTGGATGGACTCTCCTCAGCcctgacacaacacacacacacacacacacacacacacacacacacacacaccatcaatAAACAGCATTTCCTTGTACttctcacacaaacatgcgCACACTGCCAGAAAAAGAATCATCTTCAAGTGATCATAGACTTGTGCTCACCCATCTGCAGGAGGTGTGTTGGACAAACACACTGcgtctctgtgcagcagcaggtcatTAAGGATTCTGGTCTGGGCCGAGGTCACCTCATCACAGTTCTCTTCATCAGGTACGCTCACTATGTGGTCTCGCATCTTAcagccctgaacacacacacacacacacacacacacttagctgCATCAAGATTTCCTCCTCTAGCTAGAATCCCAGACAGAAAGGCAGCAGCAGATTGAAGCAGCACTAGAAAAACTTTAACACCCAGGAGGGACTGAACGTCATCTTCTTATCATTGGTGTAGATGTTTGCAATGTGCTGCAAACTGAAGTTTTCATATGTAACTGATCACAGATTGGATTAACTGTGTTGTATTAACACTGCAGAGGTGAATAGTGTGTATTGTtaatgttcaaataaaaatcagtgatGCCTGAAGCTTTCCTTAGCAGTTTGCAACCACAAATATCTGCTGTACAATAAATATCTGGGTCAGTGGAGGGACGTGGTGATGAAGTGAATTAATCCTGTATCATCATTTGTCACACGGTGTCTTTGTGCTGCAGTTTAGCTCATTAACCTCTGTGTCATGAACTGTGAGCTGCATTTATCCATTCTCTATAGCCATGGAGGATAATAGAGGTCAGTGGCCATTCCAGCATGCAGTGGGTGGAGAGCACAGACGCACAAAAGTACAAATAATGGTTCAATTAAACCTTGACAGAGCAGCCATTACTTAGTTACTGTAAAAAACACCATTGTAAAGAGAATGTGAAAACatgcattgttttatttatatactaGCTAAATATTCATTAGTTACCCAGTAAATGCTTGTTGTTGCACTACCACACAGCAACaagcgcgcgcgtgtgtgtgtgtgtgtgtatatgcgtaTCCATACCTTGGGCATACCAGTGGGATCAAAGCGGAGAACCCTCTGGTTGCAGCAGGGGTAGATTCCTGCTCCATGTAAGCCTTTCTCTGCACCCAGGCCGGGGTACAGCACACTGTCCGGGTGGTACTTGCAGCAGGtcagctctgcacacacaaacacctgcacacacacacacacacacacacatacatacacatgaaaTACCTGATAGAATCATTCCCTCACACACATTATTGGACAATGTGATGTTTCTCACAATATGAAAATCACACATATTAAATTTTTCCTCATTTGATCACTTCTGCAATACACACATatagtctcacacacacacataaacacacacatacacacacacacacacacacacacacactaacctgCTGGCATCGGGAGCAGGTGAGGTAGTTGATGGTACCCCAGATTCTCCAGTAGACCAGGACCCAGGACTTGAGGTCATCATACAGACCAGTGATGTACTCATGCACATCCCAGCTCTTCTGcctgcatgcacgcacgcacgcacgcacgcacgcacgcacgcacgcacacacacacacacacacacacaagcataagCAGGAAGAGGCAGGATATGAAGAAGTGAAAgttgttataataataacaatatttctctctgtttataactgagagtaaaataaatacaggaacTGTGATTATATGAATCTGGCTTTTGTTCATTACTTTAAAACAGAATCACAGTCAACAGCTGCTGTAATACCTGGTGTGTGTATAGATGATCTCTCCATGAGCGTCAATGTTGATTTTCCCTGGAACACAAGaaatcttcctctctgtgtctttggtCAGCAGCTTAAGGCACAGACCACATCTGCcaaacagaaaaatgcagaTACTCTTCATGAACTCTCTCATGTGAGAAACTAATAACCTGTTTGAAGGAAACAAAGAAGCGACTGTTCCCACTCACCTGTAAAGAGTCAAGGCGTTCCCCGGTGAATCTCTGCTCTGATAGACGGGGTCAAAGAGACGCTCAATTTTCTTCTGGAACAATTTGCTTTAAAGGTGAAAGGAAATAAAGTAAGggaaaaaatcaaatattgttTGAAGAAGAATTCAATCCTTGAATATGTAAAGATGACTTGTCATCTGAGGCCTGACTGCCCCCCACCGCTGTTATATCAGTAACCTGCTGACACTAAGATTCACCGTCTGCAACATGACACTCAAGCCAGCGccaaactgaaataataattcATCCCTGGAATCTAACATCAACCCAGACCAGTGTCCAAACACTCCCAACACACCACTTATACAGTACTTCATCCATTGTGTTCACACTTCACTGTTTATACCAGAAACaaatctttctgttttat is a window of Seriola aureovittata isolate HTS-2021-v1 ecotype China chromosome 14, ASM2101889v1, whole genome shotgun sequence DNA encoding:
- the sanbr gene encoding SANT and BTB domain regulator of class switch recombination isoform X3; its protein translation is MDTGEMVETGSSQSTSKVTGSKSTLSGRVGAVEKKEKRVPVEEDDKPQKPRDPNMVIHVCDETKNLKQDFTCPRDLLVKEMRYFAEYLSVDPQRWEEVDISVHCDVQIFDWLMNYVRRNSAGEGNKDKPRLEPSNVISILISSEFLKMDTLVEECIQYCHKHMSAIVATPCNMNCINSNLATRIAELFNHNEADDIRDKKDKFKSKLFQKKIERLFDPVYQSRDSPGNALTLYRCGLCLKLLTKDTERKISCVPGKINIDAHGEIIYTHTRQKSWDVHEYITGLYDDLKSWVLVYWRIWGTINYLTCSRCQQVFVCAELTCCKYHPDSVLYPGLGAEKGLHGAGIYPCCNQRVLRFDPTGMPKGCKMRDHIVSVPDEENCDEVTSAQTRILNDLLLHRDAVCLSNTPPADGAEESPSSTEKVQDCDVLLEPTLLGPLRGDGSTFSLLKNWSLQLRQQSLLSEDEEYTTGSEVTEDEVGDEEELSKKQAAKKAKKAHRPLKKQISSPNFQRKDRPEKSQTRDNTPFTVSVQKSKWDSSRSMRYNQDAQREEDQRRMVEIIGYLTKMRFGDQEQSKSKDTKEPAGGIYSRLESQFKSASQARQSSEKTPRPKIRYAQIRTT
- the sanbr gene encoding SANT and BTB domain regulator of class switch recombination isoform X1, which gives rise to MSRFCSDNNNFPYDNNVLVLDMVLGSLWGVPQPINWDNVAKLVPGFTPKECARRFEELKNSGGFPHVDNQCNTLTEGNTCPSDGLSTLMDTGEMVETGSSQSTSKVTGSKSTLSGRVGAVEKKEKRVPVEEDDKPQKPRDPNMVIHVCDETKNLKQDFTCPRDLLVKEMRYFAEYLSVDPQRWEEVDISVHCDVQIFDWLMNYVRRNSAGEGNKDKPRLEPSNVISILISSEFLKMDTLVEECIQYCHKHMSAIVATPCNMNCINSNLATRIAELFNHNEADDIRDKKDKFKSKLFQKKIERLFDPVYQSRDSPGNALTLYRCGLCLKLLTKDTERKISCVPGKINIDAHGEIIYTHTRQKSWDVHEYITGLYDDLKSWVLVYWRIWGTINYLTCSRCQQVFVCAELTCCKYHPDSVLYPGLGAEKGLHGAGIYPCCNQRVLRFDPTGMPKGCKMRDHIVSVPDEENCDEVTSAQTRILNDLLLHRDAVCLSNTPPADGAEESPSSTEKVQDCDVLLEPTLLGPLRGDGSTFSLLKNWSLQLRQQSLLSEDEEYTTGSEVTEDEVGDEEELSKKQAAKKAKKAHRPLKKQISSPNFQRKDRPEKSQTRDNTPFTVSVQKSKWDSSRSMRYNQDAQREEDQRRMVEIIGYLTKMRFGDQEQSKSKDTKEPAGGIYSRLESQFKSASQARQSSEKTPRPKIRYAQIRTT
- the sanbr gene encoding SANT and BTB domain regulator of class switch recombination isoform X2; this encodes MSRFCSDNNNFPYDNNVLVLDMVLGSLWGVPQPINWDNVAKLVPGFTPKECARRFEELKNSGGFPHVDNQCNTLTEGNTCPSDGLSTLMDTGEMVETGSSQSTSKVTGSKSTLSGRVGAVEKKEKRVPVEEDDKPQKPRDPNMVIHVCDETKNLKQDFTCPRDLLVKEMRYFAEYLSVDPQRWEEVDISVHCDVQIFDWLMNYVRRNSAGEGNKDKPRLEPSNVISILISSEFLKMDTLVEECIQYCHKHMSAIVATPCNMNCINSNLATRIAELFNHNEADDIRDKKDKFKSKLFQKKIERLFDPVYQSRDSPGNALTLYRCGLCLKLLTKDTERKISCVPGKINIDAHGEIIYTHTRQKSWDVHEYITGLYDDLKSWVLVYWRIWGTINYLTCSRCQQVFVCAELTCCKYHPDSVLYPGLGAEKGLHGAGIYPCCNQRVLRFDPTGMPKGCKMRDHIVSVPDEENCDEVTSAQTRILNDLLLHRDAVCLSNTPPADGAEESPSSTEKVQDCDVLLEPTLLGPLRGDGSTRQQSLLSEDEEYTTGSEVTEDEVGDEEELSKKQAAKKAKKAHRPLKKQISSPNFQRKDRPEKSQTRDNTPFTVSVQKSKWDSSRSMRYNQDAQREEDQRRMVEIIGYLTKMRFGDQEQSKSKDTKEPAGGIYSRLESQFKSASQARQSSEKTPRPKIRYAQIRTT